The Pseudomonadota bacterium genome segment GCCGTCGGAGTTCTGTGGGGGGTTGAGTTTCTGGAATCCACCTTCAAGAAACTCCGCCGCGGAGTGCACCATAAATATCACAAGGGTGAAGGGTTCACAGAGGACTAGTGTCGCGTCAAGGATGAAATGTCATAATATTTCTCCGGCATTTTTTGTGCCGGCAAGGCACGTGTTGGGTTGCATAGCAGCGCTATGTAACCCAACAGGTAACGCAGGAGGCGCGAAAAACGACGAGGAAGATGTGACGGTTCAGAGTTGACGTGACACTAGTGTCTGACTCCGGAGATTCCCTTTTCGCAACTGTGTTGCCCCAGGTGTCTTGTGCCGAGTGGTTCTCAGCCGGCAACCTTTGCGATCGCTTCCTGCAGGATGTTAAGCCCTTCGGCCATTTCGTCGTTGGTGATGTTTAAAGCCGGGAAGATCCTGATTCCGTTGCCCTGGGTCTGTCGGACAAAAAGGCGTTTTGCCAGACAGTCGTCACTGATCCTGGCCGCAGTTTTGTCATCTTTGAACTGGATCAGCAGCAGGAGCCCTTTGCCCCGGACGTCGGTGATCAGTTTCGGATACTGGCGGTGCCACCCCTTCATGGTTTCGCTGGCGAAGTGTCCGACTTTTTCAACATTTTCAGAGATGTTGTTGTCCACCAGATATTTTATCACGGCGTGGGCGACCGCGCAGCCAAGCGGGTTGCCGCAGTAGGTGCCGCCATGATCGCCGATCTCGATTTTTGCCGCCACCTCTTCGCTCATCGCAAAACCCCCGAACGGGAAGCCCCCGGCAATGCCTTTGGCCATGGTCAGGAAATCAGGTTCCAGTCCGACTGAGCCGCTGACGAACATCGGCCCGGTGCGGCAGAATCCGGTCTGAATCTCATCGATGATCATCAGCGATCCATTTTTCCGGCAGAGGGCCAACGCCTCATTCAGGTATTCGCCGGAGGGGACGATCACCCCGCCTTCACCCTGGATCGGTTCCAGGATAAAGGCGGCGACACTGTCGTTGAGCGCTCTCTCAAGATCAGCAAGGTCGCCGAATTTTACAAAGAGATTGTTCGGCATCAGCGGATTGAATTTTTCCCGGTGCCTGGCCTGGCCGGTGGCCGAGGCGGTGCTGATGGTCCGGCCGTGGAAGCTCTGGTGGGTGGAGATGATATCGATCCGGCCGGTCACCTTGCGGGCGAGCTTGATCGCGGCATCGTTCGCTTCCGCGCCGCTGCTCGCGAAAAAGATTCTGGTGAGGTTTTTCGGAAGAATTTCCCGCATCAGGTCGACCAATGCTGCCCGGACCGGCGAGTAGGTGAGGCCGGAGTTCGGGCACTGGAGAATCTTTTTGCCTTGCTCGGCCAGCGCCGCGCTGATCACCGGATGGGCGTGACCGATGCTCGTGACCCCCCAGCCGGCGGTGAAGTCAAGATACCGGTTGCCCTCCTCGTCCCAGGCATACACCCCTTCACCCCGCTCGATGGAGATCTTCTGCTTGACGAAGAAAGGAACCATCGACCGGTCTTCGGCACTGAAAGTGTTTACGCTGGTCATTAATGTGCTCTCAATAGGATTTTTTTTGACATTATCGATTCACGAGAAGTCAGCCAGTTTTCTAAAAAGAGGGGAAGCTGGAATCCGGAAGTCAGAATAAAATCTTTTCCCCGACAAGTATAGGACTTAAATCCTCCTACTCCCGGCTCCCGGCTCATGTCTCCTGGCTTCTGGCTTCTGACTTCTGGCTTCTTCCTCCCGGCTTCTCAGATCAACGCCAGCATTTCCCGGACCGCCTGGTCGAGGCCGACAAAGATGGCCCGGGCCATGATCGCGTGTCCGATGCTCAACTCCTCGATGGTTCCGAGGGCGGCGATTCTGGTGGTATTCAGGTAATTCAGGCCGTGCCCGGCGTTGACCCGGAGCCCGCTCTCATAAGCCTCTTCGGCGGCGGCGGCGATCAGTTCGAACTCGTGGTGCTCCTCGCTCTCGCTTTCGGCATCGCTGTAGCGGCCGGTATGGATCTCGACGAAGGTTGCGCCGACCTCTCTGGAGGCTGCGATCTGGCGGGAATCCGGGTCAATAAACATCGAAACCGGGATTCCCTGGTCGCTCATCCGTTTCACGACTTTGGCGAGCTTTTTTTTCTGTCCGGCGACGTCGAGCCCGCCTTCGGTGGTCAGTTCCGCCCGTTTTTCCGGGACCAGGGTGATCATGTCCGGTTTCAGATCGAGGGCGATTTTGATGATTTCCTCGGTGGCGCCCATTTCCAGGTTCAGTTTGGTCCGGACCGTTTCGCGCAGAATCCGGACATCGCGGTCCTGGATATGGCGGCGGTCTTCACGCAGATGGACAACGATGCCCCTTGCGCCGGCAAGTTCGCAGATTGCCGCAGCAGTCACCGGATCGGGTTCGTGAATGCCCCTGGCCTGCCGGATGGTGGCCACATGGTCAACATTGATTGCCAGACTGATCATGCTCATTCTCCTCATTTTTTTGTGCAGTTCATCAAGTAATTCCCGCTCTTTCGCCTCCATCAGGCGGGCTTCCTTTTCCGATCTTTCATGGTCCAGACCGAGAAGGTGGACCAGCCCGTGGACCATGAGCCGGGTGATCCGCTGGTGGCAGGAGACCTTTCGCTCGGCGGCTTCCCGGGCAGCGGTGTCGATGGAGATCACGATATCGCCGATCATTTCCGGGCCAGGCCCGGGGGGGGCGTCCAGCATCGGAAAGGAAAGGACGTTGGTCGGTTTGTTTTTTGCCCGGTAGTCGCGGTTCAGGAGGGTCATCTGTTCGTCGTCCACCAGCAGAAGGCTCAACTCGTGATCCTCCAGTCGGCAGATTTTCAGTAGCGCCTCAGCCGTGCGGAGTATCTCCCCGCTGCTGACCCGGACCGGGCCCCGGTATTCTGATCGTAAGAGGACTGGCATTATTTTTTCCTGGCTCCTCCGGAAGTGTTTTTACCGTAGGCGATAATGATTTCCTGGACCAGCGGGTGTCTCACGACATCGATTTCAGTGAACCTTGAAAAAGATATCCCTTTGATATTGTTGAGTATTTTTGCAGCATGGATCAGGCCCGAATTTTTGCTGTCGGGCAGGTCGATCTGGGTGATATCACCGGTGATGACCGCCCGTGAGTTGAAGCCGAGGCGGGTCAGAAACATCTTCATCTGTTCACGGGTGGTATTCTGGGCCTCGTCGAGAATCACAAAGGCGTTGTTCAGGGTCCGGCCCCGCATGAAGGCGAGCGGGGCGATTTCGATAACCTCCTGCTCGATCAGGGCGGTGGTTTTCTCCCGGCCCAGCATGGCGTAGAGGGCGTCATGGAGCGGACGGAGGTAGGGGTTCACCTTCTGGGCCATGTCGCCGGGCAGAAACCCCAGTTTTTCACCCGCTTCCACCGCGGGTCTCGCCAGGATAATCGACTTGACCTGATTGCCGGTGTATGCGGCGACGGCCATCGCGACGGCGAGGAAGGTTTTGCCGGTTCCCGCCGGGCCGATGCCGAAGACAATGTCGTTCTGCCGGATCTCTTCGATATATTTCTTCTGGTTGATGCTTTTGGGCGAGATCATTCCCTGGTTGGCGGAAAGAAAGACCTGGTCCTGAAAGATGGTTTTGAGCACGGCGCCCGGGGTCCGGTTGAGGATGCGCAGGGCATAGGCGATATCCTGCTGATAGACGGGGAAGCCGCCGACGATCATCTCGTAGAGCTGGTTGAGCGCTGATCTCGCGATATCGATGTCATGTTTTCGCCCGCTGATCACCGCCTCGGTACCCCGGACCTTGATGGTGACATCCATGGCGCTTTCGATCAATTCCAGGTTCTTGTTGAGGTTGCCGTAGAGAATGCGGGCGGCATCGTTGTCGTTGAATTGAAGGGTATGAGAGGATGACAAGCGGGTCTCCATTTCAGATTATGTTCATCTCTTCAGGTCAAAAAAGAAAGCTGTTTACCATCGAATTTCAGCCAATGACTCTTCGACAGTTCGACAGGCTCACTGTCAGAGTGAGCGGAATTACTATTTTCACCCTTCGGGTGTAATTTTCCTAAAAGCAGACAAGCTGCTCAACTTAAGCTTGATACAGCTCATCCTGAGCCTGTCGAAGGATGGTTCAACTTATGTTCTACTCCACACCGATATTTGAATAAACCAACAATATCAAAACTTATATTGTTGGCCGAAAACCGGCTGAAACTCGGTGGCAATCAGAAAAAAAATGCCGGGCGCAACGAACACGTCCGGCATTTCCATAAGATCAATATCTGTTTCCAGACAGGCAGGCTTTATTCATGCAGTAAGGTTATTTCTTTTTCAGCTTTCTCAATTCCGCATCAATCATGCTCTGCAATCCTGCCGGAGAACGATCCTTGACCAGTCGGCCGTTCAGGTAAAGGGTGGGGGTGCCCCTGACCCCGGCATTGGCGGCGTCGTTCATGTCCCGGTTGATCAGCTGCTGGGTTTCCGGACTGTTCATATCCTTCCGGAAACGGTCCAGATCGAGACCGACCTCCTGGGCGATTGTGATGAATTTCTCATCGCTCAGGTTTTTATAGTCTTCGAATACCTTGTCGTGGTACTGCCAGAAAAGCCCCTGCAGATTTGCGGCCTGGGCGGCCTGCGCTGCAGGTCTGGCCATTTTGTGACTGTTGATCGGAAAGTTCTTGAAAGCGATCTTGAGAGTGTCGGGATTTTTTTCGAGCACCTGCTCGAATAGCGGCCCCAAACGGGCGCAGTAAGGTCACTGGAAGTCGCTGAAGACTGCCAGGACCACGGGCGCCGCATTGTTGCCGAGAAATGCGGACCCGGTGTAATCGAGCTTGGCCACATACTCAAGAATCAGCTCGTGGACCGATCCATCCTTACCGTTGCTGAGAAACACCCGGGCGCCGACACCGTCGACGGCAACCCTGTTCATGTCCGGGCTGACTTCGAGGGTGTCGTGGAGTTTGCTTTCTTCATCGTAGATGAACAGTTTGCCACCCTCACTCAAAATAAAGGTGTGCTTGCCGTCGGCGGTTACCGCAACGTCGATCGGTTTGCTCGCCGGTTTCAGGGTTGAGCGGGCCTGCCAGTCGACATCTGCAGATGAGACGCCGGGCATCAGCAGGGCCGCCGTTACCAGGACTGATGTAATACGTCGTAAAACTTTCATAAAAAGAGACTCCTTGACTGTTTGATGAATTTTGTCAGGTTGCAAATGAGGATTATAGCAATCACCCTTATTTCTGCAAGGGGGAATGAGGGTGTTCGGGCAAGTTTATCAATGTCTGCACCGGTTCACAAAATCAGCCAGATGATACACCTCGACCTGCAGATCTTTTTCAGCAGCGGTAAGGAATTTGAGCTGGAGAAGGCATCCAGAACAGGTCGAAACGATTGCCTCCGGCCGGACCTCCAGCAGTTCTTCGACAAGCTGCGCCCCGATTCGGCCGGAAAGATCGGGATGGGCGAGGTTGAATAGTCCGCCAAGCCCGCAGCACCTGGGCCCTCCCGGCAGCTCAACGAGTTCCACATCCCTGAGTGACGAGAGAATTTTACGAGGAGGGGTTGTAAAATCCCCGGACCGGAAGCGGAGGTGACACGGGTCGTGATACAGGACGCGTCGTTTTTTTGTCCCGGCCGGATTCTCGTTAGCCCTCGCCCCGGGATGATTGGCCAAAAATGATGCGAACTCCAGCAGGCGATCGGCGAACTCCTTTGATTTTTCCCTCCATTCCGGATCGTCGGCAAAAAGGTCGGGATAGGATTTGAGGTGGCTGAAGCAGGAGGCGCAGGTCGTCAGGATCGGACTGGTGCTGTCGGCAAAAGAGGCGATGTTTTTTCTCGCCAGATCTTTTGCTGTTTCCAGATTGCCGTGGCTTAGAGAGGCGAGCCCGCAGCAATGCTGAACGGGCGCGGTGATCCTGAAATCCCGCCCGTTGGCGACCAGCTCCCGGCAGGCCGAGGTGATTTCCGGGTACAGATGGGTTGCCAGGCAGCCACTGAAAAGCAACAACTGGTTACGGCGCTCTTTTCCGGAAGAGGGAGGGTCCGGTTCCGGTTCGGGAACGGACGGCGTTCCGGCAAGGATGCCAAGCTTGAGTCGCAGGCCGCTACTTTCGGGGAGTTTTTCAAGAAGAGGTTTCGACAACTTGAGAACCGATGCGAGTTTCCTGAGGAGGGGGTCACCGGCAAGACATCTTTCCGCCACCGTTTTTTTGAGCGTGGCGATGGTGAGAAGGTTCGGGGCATTGCTCCGGGCCTCGATGACCATCGCCGGCAGGTTGATTCCCCTGGGGCAACTGAAGGAGCAGGCGTTGCAGAGCAGGCAGCGGGAGAAAATCCTGCTGAATTCTCTGGAGTGCTCGGTTCCGGCCAGTTTTTCCAGAAGATGGATTCTGCCGCGGGCGGTATCGGATTCCCGGCCGGTCACCTGGTACACCGGGCAGACGGCGGTGCACGAGCCGCATTTGGCGCAAGGGGTATCGATCATCGGAGGTTATCCCCGTCCCGCATTTTCCGCACCGGGTCATGCGGAAAATGCGGGACGGGACAATCCGTTGCGGAAGGAGTTCGCAAAGCCGAAGGGCGGTGGCGCCGGACCATGAATGATCCTGATCCCGTCCCCCGGTGTGGAATCATCTCTGCCATAACAGGAATGACTTGATGAAAGGATCCAGGTTGCCGTCCATGACACTGTCGACATTGCCCATTTCACAGTTGGTGCGGTGGTCTTTCACCAGCCGGTAAGGCTGCATGACGTAGGAGCGGATCTGGCTGCCCCAGGCGATTTCCTTCTTGTCGCCGTGCAGTTCCTGCTGGTCTTCTTTCTGGAGTTCCTTTCCCCGTTCATAGAGTCTCGCCTTCAGCATCTTCATTGCCGTGTCCTTGTTCCGGTGCTGGGAGCGCTCGTTCTGGCACTGGACCACGATTCCGGAAGGGAGGTGGGTGATGCGGATTGCCGAGCTGGTCTTGTTGACATGCTGGCCGCCGGCGCCGCTGGCCCGATAGGTATCGATCCGGAGGTCTTTTTCGTTGATATCGACAACGATATCGTCGTCCAGTTCCGGGAAAATGAAGACCGAGGCGAAGGACGTGTGGCGTCTGCCGCTGGCATCGAACGGAGAAATGCGCACCATCCGGTGGATGCCCATTTCCGAGCGCAGGTATCCGTAGGCGTAATTGCCGCTGATCATCACCGTGACGCTCTTGATCCCCGCTTCGTCACCGGGGAGCTGATCGAGAATCTCGGTCTT includes the following:
- a CDS encoding thioredoxin domain-containing protein; protein product: MGPLFEQVLEKNPDTLKIAFKNFPINSHKMARPAAQAAQAANLQGLFWQYHDKVFEDYKNLSDEKFITIAQEVGLDLDRFRKDMNSPETQQLINRDMNDAANAGVRGTPTLYLNGRLVKDRSPAGLQSMIDAELRKLKKK
- the prfB gene encoding peptide chain release factor 2 (programmed frameshift) codes for the protein MSIELKQKLQDLKGRLLTLRRAIFEVDEKKERIAELEQQTLKPGFWGNQETATAVQKEQGRLQGVVEHWENCWKEWEEAELLLSLALEEKDSDAENEVATLLDRLDKDVDASELLCMFTGEHDANNAMLSINAGAGGTEAQDWVSMLLRMYLRWAEESGFKTEILDQLPGDEAGIKSVTVMISGNYAYGYLRSEMGIHRMVRISPFDASGRRHTSFASVFIFPELDDDIVVDINEKDLRIDTYRASGAGGQHVNKTSSAIRITHLPSGIVVQCQNERSQHRNKDTAMKMLKARLYERGKELQKEDQQELHGDKKEIAWGSQIRSYVMQPYRLVKDHRTNCEMGNVDSVMDGNLDPFIKSFLLWQR
- a CDS encoding PhoH family protein, with the translated sequence METRLSSSHTLQFNDNDAARILYGNLNKNLELIESAMDVTIKVRGTEAVISGRKHDIDIARSALNQLYEMIVGGFPVYQQDIAYALRILNRTPGAVLKTIFQDQVFLSANQGMISPKSINQKKYIEEIRQNDIVFGIGPAGTGKTFLAVAMAVAAYTGNQVKSIILARPAVEAGEKLGFLPGDMAQKVNPYLRPLHDALYAMLGREKTTALIEQEVIEIAPLAFMRGRTLNNAFVILDEAQNTTREQMKMFLTRLGFNSRAVITGDITQIDLPDSKNSGLIHAAKILNNIKGISFSRFTEIDVVRHPLVQEIIIAYGKNTSGGARKK
- a CDS encoding aspartate aminotransferase family protein — protein: MTSVNTFSAEDRSMVPFFVKQKISIERGEGVYAWDEEGNRYLDFTAGWGVTSIGHAHPVISAALAEQGKKILQCPNSGLTYSPVRAALVDLMREILPKNLTRIFFASSGAEANDAAIKLARKVTGRIDIISTHQSFHGRTISTASATGQARHREKFNPLMPNNLFVKFGDLADLERALNDSVAAFILEPIQGEGGVIVPSGEYLNEALALCRKNGSLMIIDEIQTGFCRTGPMFVSGSVGLEPDFLTMAKGIAGGFPFGGFAMSEEVAAKIEIGDHGGTYCGNPLGCAVAHAVIKYLVDNNISENVEKVGHFASETMKGWHRQYPKLITDVRGKGLLLLIQFKDDKTAARISDDCLAKRLFVRQTQGNGIRIFPALNITNDEMAEGLNILQEAIAKVAG
- a CDS encoding pyridoxine 5'-phosphate synthase, translated to MPVLLRSEYRGPVRVSSGEILRTAEALLKICRLEDHELSLLLVDDEQMTLLNRDYRAKNKPTNVLSFPMLDAPPGPGPEMIGDIVISIDTAAREAAERKVSCHQRITRLMVHGLVHLLGLDHERSEKEARLMEAKERELLDELHKKMRRMSMISLAINVDHVATIRQARGIHEPDPVTAAAICELAGARGIVVHLREDRRHIQDRDVRILRETVRTKLNLEMGATEEIIKIALDLKPDMITLVPEKRAELTTEGGLDVAGQKKKLAKVVKRMSDQGIPVSMFIDPDSRQIAASREVGATFVEIHTGRYSDAESESEEHHEFELIAAAAEEAYESGLRVNAGHGLNYLNTTRIAALGTIEELSIGHAIMARAIFVGLDQAVREMLALI
- a CDS encoding (Fe-S)-binding protein, encoding MIDTPCAKCGSCTAVCPVYQVTGRESDTARGRIHLLEKLAGTEHSREFSRIFSRCLLCNACSFSCPRGINLPAMVIEARSNAPNLLTIATLKKTVAERCLAGDPLLRKLASVLKLSKPLLEKLPESSGLRLKLGILAGTPSVPEPEPDPPSSGKERRNQLLLFSGCLATHLYPEITSACRELVANGRDFRITAPVQHCCGLASLSHGNLETAKDLARKNIASFADSTSPILTTCASCFSHLKSYPDLFADDPEWREKSKEFADRLLEFASFLANHPGARANENPAGTKKRRVLYHDPCHLRFRSGDFTTPPRKILSSLRDVELVELPGGPRCCGLGGLFNLAHPDLSGRIGAQLVEELLEVRPEAIVSTCSGCLLQLKFLTAAEKDLQVEVYHLADFVNRCRH